One genomic window of Microbacterium testaceum StLB037 includes the following:
- the radA gene encoding DNA repair protein RadA: protein MASRRPASAPAPYRCTECGWTTLKWVGRCGECQSWGTVVEAAEQTGIVRSIVPVAPGSARAARRITEIDTQDAPRRTSGVGEFDRVLGGGIVPGAAILLSGEPGVGKSTLLLEVAAKSAHAGRRVLYASGEESAAQVRLRAERTGALHDELFLASETDLATILGHVDQVEPGLLIVDSVQTVSSAHSDGAAGQPAQVREVASALIRIAKERGLPIILVGHVTKDGSIAGPRILEHLVDVVCHFEGDRQTSLRFVRALKNRFGPTDEVGCFDMTGTGIAEVADPSALFLGHGEPEPGTCVTIAMEGRRALPVEIQALAVRQTAPNPRRIVNGVDSSRVAMVLAVLESRMGLTLSDRDVYVSTVGGVRLVEPAADLAIAIAVANAVKNRKVSKRLAAIGELTLTGEIRNVTQAAQRASEAKRLGYHTVLDASSRKLAQALNELQVRGMPRDDSEPGF, encoded by the coding sequence ATGGCATCCCGACGTCCCGCTTCCGCCCCTGCTCCGTACCGGTGCACCGAGTGCGGGTGGACGACGCTCAAGTGGGTCGGCCGCTGCGGTGAATGCCAGTCGTGGGGCACCGTCGTCGAGGCGGCCGAGCAGACGGGGATCGTTCGCTCCATCGTTCCCGTGGCCCCCGGGTCCGCGCGCGCAGCTCGACGCATCACCGAAATCGACACGCAAGACGCTCCTCGGCGCACGAGCGGGGTCGGCGAGTTCGATCGTGTGCTCGGCGGGGGCATCGTCCCCGGGGCGGCGATCCTGCTCAGCGGCGAGCCCGGCGTCGGCAAGTCGACGCTCCTGCTCGAGGTCGCCGCGAAGAGCGCGCATGCGGGCCGCCGTGTGCTGTACGCCAGCGGCGAGGAATCCGCCGCCCAGGTCCGCTTGCGCGCGGAGCGCACCGGGGCGCTCCACGACGAGCTGTTCCTCGCCTCCGAGACCGACCTCGCCACGATCCTCGGCCACGTCGACCAGGTCGAACCCGGCCTGCTGATCGTCGACTCGGTGCAGACGGTTTCTTCGGCCCACAGCGACGGAGCGGCGGGTCAGCCCGCGCAGGTGCGGGAGGTGGCATCCGCCCTCATCCGTATCGCGAAAGAACGCGGGCTGCCGATCATCCTGGTCGGTCACGTCACGAAGGACGGGTCGATCGCCGGCCCGCGCATCCTCGAGCACCTCGTCGATGTCGTGTGCCATTTCGAGGGCGACCGGCAGACCTCCCTGCGGTTCGTCCGGGCGCTCAAGAACCGCTTCGGTCCGACCGACGAGGTCGGCTGCTTCGACATGACCGGTACCGGCATCGCCGAGGTCGCCGATCCCAGCGCCCTCTTCCTCGGGCACGGCGAACCCGAACCGGGCACGTGCGTCACGATCGCGATGGAGGGCCGGCGCGCGCTCCCCGTCGAGATCCAGGCCCTCGCCGTCCGGCAGACCGCGCCGAATCCGCGCCGCATCGTGAACGGCGTCGATTCGTCCCGCGTGGCGATGGTGCTCGCCGTACTCGAGAGCCGCATGGGGCTGACGTTGTCCGACCGCGACGTCTACGTGTCCACCGTCGGCGGCGTGCGGCTCGTCGAGCCCGCGGCCGATCTCGCGATCGCGATCGCGGTGGCCAACGCCGTGAAGAACCGCAAGGTGTCCAAGCGCCTCGCGGCGATCGGCGAGCTCACGCTCACGGGCGAGATCCGCAACGTCACGCAGGCGGCGCAGCGCGCGTCCGAGGCCAAACGCCTCGGCTACCACACGGTGCTCGACGCCTCATCCCGCAAGCTGGCGCAGGCCCTCAACGAACTACAGGTGCGCGGGATGCCGCGCGACGACAGCGAACCGGGTTTCTGA
- a CDS encoding FadR/GntR family transcriptional regulator, translating to MTDAPLDDLRRAVYRPVRSGNALEDTTARIVQTVRLGLVAPGESLPAERELAALYGVSRDTVREALRELADAGWLETRRGRYGGTFVVDPVPRSTGPADVSAVELDDVIALRGVLEPGAAWAAAGRSLSAEERDVLWARHEAAARAEGADYRRLDTLLHLTIAEVAGIPSLVPLVAENRARINAWLDTFPLLPRNIDHSTSQHAAIVSAILAGRPDAAHAAMRDHLAGSEALLRGFLA from the coding sequence GTGACCGACGCGCCGCTCGACGACCTGCGCCGGGCTGTGTACCGGCCCGTGCGCAGCGGCAACGCGCTCGAAGACACGACGGCGCGCATCGTGCAGACGGTGCGTCTCGGCCTGGTCGCGCCGGGGGAGTCGCTGCCCGCGGAGCGTGAGCTCGCCGCGCTGTACGGCGTGAGCCGCGACACGGTGCGCGAGGCGCTGCGCGAGCTGGCGGATGCCGGGTGGCTCGAGACGCGACGCGGGCGCTACGGCGGGACCTTCGTGGTCGACCCGGTTCCCCGGTCGACGGGTCCGGCGGACGTGTCGGCGGTCGAGCTCGACGACGTCATCGCCCTGCGCGGTGTTCTCGAGCCCGGCGCGGCCTGGGCCGCCGCGGGGCGGTCGCTCTCGGCCGAAGAACGCGACGTGCTCTGGGCCCGGCACGAAGCGGCCGCGCGCGCCGAGGGGGCGGACTATCGCCGACTCGACACGCTGCTGCACCTCACGATCGCGGAAGTCGCCGGCATCCCGTCCCTCGTTCCCCTCGTCGCGGAGAATCGCGCGCGCATCAACGCGTGGCTCGATACGTTTCCGCTCCTGCCCCGCAACATCGACCACTCCACGTCGCAGCACGCCGCGATCGTGTCGGCGATCCTCGCCGGGAGACCGGATGCCGCCCACGCGGCGATGCGTGACCACCTGGCCGGGTCGGAGGCGTTGTTGCGGGGGTTCCTGGCGTAG
- a CDS encoding 3-oxoacyl-ACP reductase, which produces MTIDLTQRLRDRVAIVTGGASGIGLATARRFAAEGARVVIADLDETTGSAAAASVEGVFRQVNVADEASVNNLFDGVAADLGSVDIAFNNAGISPADDDSIETTELPAWDRVQDVNLKSVYLCSRAALRHMVPAGKGSIINTASFVALLGSATSQISYTASKGGVLAMTRELGVQFARQGIRVNALCPGPVNTPLLQELFAKDPERAQRRLVHVPMGRFAEPEEMAAAVAFLASDDASFITATAFVVDGGITNAYVTPL; this is translated from the coding sequence ATGACCATCGACCTCACCCAGCGGCTGCGCGACCGCGTCGCCATCGTCACCGGTGGTGCCTCGGGCATCGGCCTCGCCACCGCCCGCCGTTTCGCCGCCGAGGGCGCGCGCGTCGTCATCGCCGATCTCGACGAGACCACCGGCTCCGCGGCCGCCGCCTCGGTCGAGGGGGTGTTCCGGCAGGTGAATGTCGCCGACGAGGCATCCGTGAACAACCTCTTCGACGGCGTCGCGGCGGACCTCGGGAGCGTCGACATCGCGTTCAACAACGCCGGGATCTCACCCGCCGACGACGATTCGATCGAGACCACCGAGCTGCCGGCCTGGGACCGGGTACAGGACGTGAACCTCAAGAGCGTGTACCTCTGCTCGCGCGCAGCCCTGCGCCACATGGTGCCCGCGGGCAAGGGCTCGATCATCAACACCGCGTCGTTCGTCGCGCTGCTGGGCTCGGCCACCTCGCAGATCTCGTACACCGCCTCGAAGGGCGGGGTGCTCGCGATGACCCGCGAACTCGGTGTGCAGTTCGCCCGTCAGGGGATTCGCGTGAACGCGCTGTGCCCAGGGCCGGTGAACACCCCCCTGCTGCAGGAGCTGTTCGCGAAGGACCCCGAGCGCGCGCAGCGTCGCCTCGTGCACGTGCCGATGGGCCGGTTCGCGGAGCCCGAAGAGATGGCCGCGGCCGTGGCGTTCCTGGCATCCGACGATGCGTCCTTCATCACCGCGACGGCCTTCGTCGTCGACGGCGGAATCACGAACGCGTACGTCACGCCGCTGTGA
- a CDS encoding aldehyde dehydrogenase family protein, whose amino-acid sequence MSTFTVIDPSTGSPITTLERAEIDQVDAAVADAVRAQRAWAALAPVARADALRAFARVVEEHVDELAALEVKNSGHPIGSARWEAQHVAQVLNYYAGAPERLIGSQIPVAGGLDVTYHEPYGVVGIIVPWNFPMTIAAWGFAPALAAGNAVVLKPAELTPLTAIRLGELALEAGLPEGLFQVVVGSGSVVGQRFVSHPDVHKVVFTGSTEVGTEVAAGCARMLKPVTLELGGKSANIVFADADLEKAAAGVPGSVFDNAGQDCCARSRLLVQRSVFDRFLEMLEPAVAAWRVGDPTREDTQMGPLISASHRSTVQGFLDGVDVAFRGSAPEGDGFWFAPAVVLAQPGDRIARDEVFGPVLAVLPFDDEADAIRLANDTAYGLAGSIWTESLGRGIRVSRGVRSGVLSVNSHSSVRYATPFGGMKASGLGRELGPDAAEHFTEVKNVFYATE is encoded by the coding sequence ATGAGCACCTTCACCGTCATCGACCCCTCGACCGGGTCGCCGATCACCACGCTCGAGCGCGCCGAGATCGATCAGGTGGATGCCGCCGTCGCCGACGCGGTGCGCGCGCAGCGCGCGTGGGCGGCGCTCGCGCCCGTCGCGCGCGCCGACGCCCTGCGCGCGTTCGCGCGGGTCGTCGAGGAGCACGTCGACGAACTCGCGGCGCTCGAGGTGAAGAACTCCGGTCACCCGATCGGCTCCGCGCGGTGGGAGGCGCAGCACGTCGCCCAGGTGCTGAACTACTACGCCGGGGCGCCGGAACGCCTGATCGGCTCGCAGATCCCGGTGGCCGGCGGGCTGGACGTGACCTACCACGAGCCCTACGGCGTGGTCGGGATCATCGTGCCGTGGAACTTCCCCATGACGATCGCGGCGTGGGGCTTCGCGCCCGCGCTCGCCGCCGGCAACGCCGTGGTGCTGAAGCCCGCCGAGCTGACTCCGCTCACGGCGATCCGCCTCGGTGAACTGGCTCTCGAGGCGGGGCTGCCGGAGGGGCTGTTCCAGGTGGTCGTCGGCTCCGGCTCGGTCGTCGGACAGCGGTTCGTGTCGCACCCCGACGTGCACAAGGTCGTCTTCACCGGGTCGACCGAGGTCGGGACCGAGGTCGCCGCCGGGTGCGCGCGGATGCTCAAGCCCGTGACCCTCGAACTCGGCGGCAAGAGCGCGAACATCGTCTTCGCCGACGCCGACCTCGAGAAGGCCGCCGCGGGTGTCCCCGGCTCGGTGTTCGACAATGCCGGGCAGGACTGCTGCGCACGCAGCCGCCTCCTCGTCCAGCGGAGCGTCTTCGACCGCTTCCTCGAGATGCTCGAACCCGCGGTGGCGGCGTGGAGAGTCGGCGACCCAACGCGCGAGGACACCCAGATGGGGCCGCTCATCTCGGCATCCCATCGCTCCACCGTCCAGGGCTTCCTCGACGGCGTCGACGTCGCGTTCCGCGGCTCCGCTCCCGAGGGCGACGGGTTCTGGTTCGCGCCGGCCGTCGTGCTCGCGCAGCCGGGCGATCGCATCGCGCGCGACGAGGTCTTCGGGCCCGTGCTCGCGGTCCTGCCGTTCGACGATGAAGCGGATGCCATCCGTCTGGCGAACGACACCGCGTACGGCCTCGCCGGCTCGATCTGGACCGAGAGCCTCGGGCGTGGCATCCGGGTCTCCCGCGGAGTGCGCAGTGGCGTGCTGTCGGTGAATTCGCACTCGTCGGTGCGCTACGCCACCCCGTTCGGCGGCATGAAGGCCTCCGGCCTCGGACGAGAGCTCGGACCGGATGCCGCCGAGCACTTCACCGAGGTGAAGAACGTGTTCTACGCCACCGAGTGA
- a CDS encoding gamma-glutamyl-gamma-aminobutyrate hydrolase family protein encodes MVSNVSDPKGTPVVGLTTYLERAKQGVWDVRASFLPQQYFDSVTASGASAVLLPPQPRPEQAAAAVLEGLDGLILTGGLDVQPELYGAERHPLTDPARADRDAWEIALLAGARERGIPVFGICRGLQLLNVALGGTLHQHLPEALGTERYRIGGGVFAENVVEVDAGTRLAGLVGAGPLTVHSYHHQGVDRVGEGLVVTARTDDGLVQAVELPGDDYLVAVQWHPEENAEDRRLFLGLVAAAARYRASRDTAPSTAPSSEPQGVPA; translated from the coding sequence GTGGTTTCGAACGTCTCTGATCCGAAGGGGACCCCGGTCGTCGGGCTCACGACCTATCTCGAGCGCGCGAAGCAGGGCGTGTGGGACGTGCGCGCGTCGTTCCTGCCGCAGCAGTACTTCGACTCCGTGACCGCGTCGGGGGCGAGCGCCGTGCTGCTCCCGCCGCAACCGCGTCCCGAGCAAGCCGCGGCGGCGGTGCTCGAGGGGCTCGACGGGCTCATCCTCACGGGCGGGCTCGACGTGCAGCCGGAGCTCTACGGCGCCGAGCGTCACCCGCTGACCGACCCCGCGCGCGCCGACCGTGACGCGTGGGAGATCGCCCTGCTGGCGGGAGCGCGAGAGCGCGGTATCCCGGTCTTCGGCATCTGTCGGGGGCTGCAGCTGCTCAACGTCGCCCTTGGCGGCACCCTGCACCAGCACCTGCCCGAGGCGCTCGGCACCGAGCGCTACCGGATCGGCGGGGGCGTCTTCGCCGAGAACGTGGTGGAGGTGGATGCCGGAACCCGGCTCGCCGGCCTCGTCGGCGCCGGACCCCTCACCGTCCACAGCTACCACCACCAGGGCGTCGACCGGGTGGGCGAGGGTCTCGTCGTGACCGCGCGCACCGACGACGGACTCGTGCAGGCCGTCGAGCTCCCGGGCGACGACTACCTCGTCGCCGTGCAGTGGCATCCGGAGGAGAACGCCGAGGACCGGCGGCTGTTCCTCGGGCTGGTCGCCGCCGCGGCGCGCTACCGAGCCTCGCGCGACACTGCGCCGTCGACCGCACCCTCCTCCGAGCCCCAGGGAGTCCCCGCATGA
- a CDS encoding glutamine synthetase family protein: MAGNLTTAELDAAIDSGEIDTVIVAFPDAQGRLVGKRVAARFWRDEVLPHGAEACNYLLSVDVDLNTVDGYAMSSWDKGYGDMLLVPDLDTLRRVPWQPGTALVVADLAWDDRQHVAQSPRGILNAQRARLAERGLTAYAGTELEFIVFDDSFREAWSKGYTGLRASTDYNVDYNLLATTRLEPLLRDIRVGMDGAGMYCEGVKGECNFGQQEIAFRYAEALETADNHTIYKNGAKEIADRHGKSLTFMAKFNEREGNSCHIHLSVRGDDGAAVMAGDGEHGFSPLMEHWIAGILATLREFTLLYAPTINSYKRFALGSFAPTGIAWGVDNRTCALRVVGHGSSLRVENRVPGGDVNPYLAISAIIAGGLHGIENELALPAPLTGNAYTSGVDTLPTTLREAAQLFSESTIARAAFGDDVVEHYLNQARIEVEAFDAAVTDWERVRGFERL; the protein is encoded by the coding sequence ATGGCGGGCAATCTCACCACCGCAGAATTGGATGCCGCGATCGACAGCGGCGAGATCGACACGGTCATCGTGGCTTTTCCCGACGCGCAGGGACGCCTCGTCGGCAAGCGCGTCGCCGCGCGCTTCTGGCGCGACGAGGTGCTGCCGCACGGCGCCGAAGCGTGCAATTACCTGCTCTCGGTCGACGTCGACCTGAACACCGTCGACGGCTACGCGATGTCGAGCTGGGACAAGGGGTACGGCGACATGCTGCTCGTCCCCGATCTCGATACGCTCCGTCGCGTCCCCTGGCAGCCGGGGACCGCTCTCGTCGTGGCCGACCTCGCGTGGGATGACCGCCAGCACGTCGCGCAGTCGCCGCGTGGCATCCTGAACGCCCAGCGTGCTCGGCTTGCCGAGCGCGGTCTCACCGCGTACGCGGGGACGGAGCTCGAGTTCATCGTCTTCGACGACTCGTTCCGCGAGGCGTGGTCCAAGGGCTACACGGGGCTGCGCGCCTCGACCGACTACAACGTCGACTACAACCTCCTCGCCACCACGCGGTTGGAGCCGCTGCTGCGCGACATCCGCGTCGGGATGGACGGCGCGGGCATGTACTGCGAGGGCGTGAAGGGGGAGTGCAACTTCGGCCAGCAGGAGATCGCCTTCCGCTACGCCGAGGCCCTCGAGACGGCCGACAACCACACGATCTACAAGAACGGCGCGAAGGAGATCGCCGACCGCCACGGGAAGTCGCTCACCTTCATGGCGAAGTTCAACGAGCGCGAGGGCAACAGCTGCCACATCCACCTCTCCGTCCGCGGCGACGACGGTGCCGCCGTCATGGCGGGCGACGGCGAGCACGGCTTCAGCCCCCTCATGGAGCACTGGATCGCCGGCATCCTCGCCACCCTGCGCGAGTTCACGCTGCTGTACGCCCCCACGATCAACTCGTACAAGCGGTTCGCCCTCGGATCCTTCGCCCCCACGGGCATCGCGTGGGGCGTCGACAACCGCACCTGCGCGCTGCGCGTCGTGGGGCACGGCTCGTCGCTGCGCGTCGAGAACCGCGTTCCGGGCGGTGACGTCAACCCGTACCTCGCGATCTCGGCGATCATCGCGGGCGGCCTCCACGGCATCGAGAACGAGCTCGCGCTCCCCGCGCCGCTGACGGGCAACGCCTACACCTCCGGCGTGGACACCCTGCCCACGACGCTGCGCGAGGCCGCGCAGCTCTTCTCCGAGTCGACGATCGCCCGCGCGGCTTTCGGCGACGACGTCGTCGAGCATTACCTCAACCAGGCGCGCATCGAGGTCGAAGCTTTCGATGCCGCCGTGACCGATTGGGAGCGGGTGCGTGGTTTCGAACGTCTCTGA
- a CDS encoding amino acid permease — translation MSTSSSSRKKVAGATYTATDSTYFEKRTLKRSAGVWGLWGLAVAAVISGDFSGWNFGIANAGFGGMLIAFVVLVIMYYGLTFSIGEMAAAMPHTGGAYSFARSAMGPWGGLATGLAETIEYVATTAVVVYFSGQYADSALELLTGVSLPSFVWWIILYAIFIGLNAAGANISFGFAIVVSVISIGIIVVFGIMSLATGAFDWGSLWNIVPDPGQSEFLPHGVGAILLALPFAMWFFLGIEELPLAAEESHNPARDIPRAGLWARGTLIVTGLIVLFLNTGVLGADVTGSSVEPLLDGFRAMVGDQAAALLSLLALIGLLASLMGIMFAYGRNMYSLSRAGYYPRWLSLTGARKTPWVALVFGAVLGFLALVIVQAAGGDASPAGAIVLNIAVWGAVLAYFLQMVAFIVLRKKFPNAVRPYKSPWGLFGAYSAAIIAAVVFFGLLLNPAYLLAIVAIIVVYAVIFIAFAVYGRHRLVLSPEEEYALSGGLHGDPQKEGYDAMEGEVFGDTRS, via the coding sequence ATGTCCACCTCGAGCAGTTCCCGCAAAAAGGTCGCCGGTGCCACCTATACGGCGACGGATTCCACCTACTTCGAGAAACGCACGCTGAAACGCTCGGCGGGCGTGTGGGGCCTGTGGGGCCTCGCCGTCGCCGCCGTCATCTCGGGTGACTTCTCGGGATGGAACTTCGGCATCGCCAACGCCGGCTTCGGCGGGATGCTGATCGCTTTCGTCGTGCTCGTGATCATGTACTACGGCCTGACCTTCTCGATCGGCGAGATGGCGGCCGCGATGCCGCACACCGGCGGCGCCTACTCGTTCGCCCGATCGGCGATGGGACCGTGGGGCGGTCTGGCGACGGGCCTCGCCGAGACCATCGAGTACGTCGCGACCACCGCCGTCGTCGTCTACTTCTCGGGTCAGTACGCCGACTCGGCGCTCGAACTGCTGACCGGGGTGAGCCTGCCCTCGTTCGTCTGGTGGATCATCCTCTACGCGATCTTCATCGGCCTCAACGCCGCCGGCGCGAACATCTCTTTCGGCTTCGCGATCGTCGTCTCGGTCATCTCCATCGGCATCATCGTGGTCTTCGGCATCATGTCCCTGGCCACCGGCGCCTTCGACTGGGGCTCGCTGTGGAACATCGTCCCCGACCCCGGCCAGTCCGAGTTCCTCCCGCACGGCGTCGGCGCGATCCTGCTCGCCCTCCCCTTCGCGATGTGGTTCTTCCTCGGCATCGAGGAGCTCCCGCTCGCGGCGGAAGAGTCGCACAACCCCGCTCGCGACATCCCCCGCGCCGGGCTCTGGGCGCGCGGCACCCTCATCGTCACCGGTCTCATCGTGCTGTTCCTCAACACCGGCGTCCTGGGGGCCGACGTGACCGGCTCGTCGGTGGAGCCCCTCCTCGACGGGTTCCGCGCGATGGTCGGCGATCAGGCCGCCGCTCTGCTGTCGCTCCTCGCGCTGATCGGCCTCCTGGCATCCCTCATGGGCATCATGTTCGCCTACGGGCGCAACATGTATTCGCTCTCTCGCGCCGGGTACTACCCGCGGTGGCTCTCGCTCACCGGCGCTCGCAAGACCCCGTGGGTCGCGCTCGTGTTCGGCGCCGTCCTCGGCTTCCTCGCCCTGGTGATCGTGCAGGCGGCGGGTGGCGATGCCAGCCCCGCCGGCGCGATCGTGCTGAACATCGCGGTGTGGGGCGCGGTGCTCGCGTACTTCCTGCAGATGGTCGCGTTCATCGTGCTGCGCAAGAAGTTCCCGAACGCCGTCCGGCCCTACAAGAGCCCGTGGGGTCTGTTCGGCGCCTACTCGGCCGCGATCATCGCCGCGGTCGTCTTCTTCGGCCTGCTGCTGAACCCCGCCTACCTGCTCGCGATCGTCGCGATCATCGTGGTCTACGCCGTGATCTTCATCGCCTTCGCGGTCTACGGCCGGCACCGCCTCGTGCTCTCCCCCGAGGAGGAGTACGCCCTCTCCGGCGGCCTGCACGGCGACCCGCAGAAGGAGGGCTACGACGCCATGGAGGGCGAGGTGTTCGGAGACACCCGGTCCTGA
- a CDS encoding amino-acid N-acetyltransferase encodes MTSSAPFVVRPAGTADVRRIHELLEPFVQKRILLGKDLVVLYGSVQQFVVAEADGVVIGCGALHVMWEDLGEIRTLIVHDDWLHHGVGRAIVENLEQRARELGVSRLFCLTFEVDFFTRRGFAEIGEQVVDPDVYSQLVRSPDEGVAEFLDLAHVKPNTLGNTRMLKHL; translated from the coding sequence ATGACCTCATCCGCGCCGTTCGTCGTCCGCCCCGCCGGAACCGCCGACGTCCGCCGCATCCACGAACTCCTCGAGCCGTTCGTGCAGAAGCGCATCCTGCTCGGCAAAGACCTGGTCGTGCTCTACGGCTCGGTGCAGCAGTTCGTCGTCGCCGAGGCGGACGGCGTCGTCATCGGCTGCGGTGCCCTCCACGTGATGTGGGAGGATCTCGGCGAGATCCGCACCCTCATCGTGCACGACGACTGGCTGCACCACGGCGTGGGCCGGGCGATCGTCGAGAATCTCGAACAGCGCGCGCGAGAGCTCGGCGTGAGCCGGCTGTTCTGCCTGACGTTCGAAGTCGATTTCTTCACTCGCCGCGGCTTCGCGGAGATCGGCGAGCAGGTCGTCGACCCCGACGTCTATTCGCAACTCGTCCGCAGCCCCGACGAGGGTGTCGCGGAGTTCCTCGACCTCGCGCACGTGAAGCCCAACACCCTCGGCAACACGCGGATGCTCAAGCACCTCTGA